DNA from Pelodiscus sinensis isolate JC-2024 chromosome 1, ASM4963464v1, whole genome shotgun sequence:
cctgggaagaggcagagggctgggtggcagcgggtggctggctcatcccgtgccaggttcagggtctgctggctgggtgctggcaggcttgcacctggcacgggcacggtAGCCAGACCATGACCCTTTATGGGCTCcagtgccgggaggggggcagaagagttttcctggtttggcccacagtggccaccagagcaagctggggagggctagcctcccactagttcgaattaagtggctacacagcccttaattcgaactacttaattcaaactaggcgttaatcctcgtagaatgaggtttacctagttggaattaagcgctccgctttgggacatttcagtttggaaaagagaggactaaggGGGAATAAAATAGAGGTCTACCAAATCATGTGTACAAAAAGCAAAGAAGGAAGCATTATTTATTGTTTCTCCAATTGTAAGAAAACCATTGACgaatgaaataaataggaaattggtttaaacaaaacaaatgaagCATTTCTTGACAACATGCGGGGTCCATCTGTGGAACTctgtgccagaggatgctgtaaaGGTCATCactataatagggttcaaaaaagaactagatgaatacATGGAAGATAGCTCTATCGATGGCTAGGATCGAGTCCTTAGCCTgtgtctgccagaagctgggaagggtGATCTGGgatggatctcttgatgattccctgttctgtttattccttcaagggcatctggcactggccactgttggcagacaggatactgggctagatggacctttagtctgacccagcacggccgttcttatggtttTAGGGGCCCATTTATCAGCATTAGAACACTGGCAACCCAGTGAGTTCTACCTAGGCGGGTTCCCCTTGCTGTCAGACTGACACTACCCAGTAATGTCAGGAGAGTTTTCACTGTCTTGGTCTGCCCAGTAGGTGACTTAGGGAACAGGGCCCAGCACCAGAACACCACATGGCTCTGTGCAGGGATTGCTCTGACAGCCAGAGTACAAGGAGAGAAAAAATTAGGTCCTTTGAACAATAAAGAGACGGAacagcctgtcccggatctgccgggtcctcaccccgtagatgatggggttcagcacgGGGGGCACTAGGAGGTACACGTTGGCAATGATAATGTGGAAATATAGGGGCACATTTTGGCCATACCGGTGTGTGATAGAGGAGAAGATGGATGAGATGAAAAAGACGAAAATGGCAGAGAGGTAGGACCCACAGGTCCCAAAcgtcttgagccgggcgtccctTGAGGGGAgtcggaagatggccctgaggatctggataTAGGACACGACAATAAACACGATGTCCAGCCCCTTCACACAGAAAAGCACAAAGAGCCCATAATAATTGCTGATGAGAGTGTCGGCGCAGGCCAGTTTCACCACAGCCATGTGCTCACAGTGCgtgtgggggatgatgttggtcctgcaatatggccactgcctggcCAGGAAGGCATAGGGCAGTATGAAAACGCCACCTCGAAGCACCACAGCCAGGCCAATCTTGGCCACCAAAGTatatgtcaggatggtggaatgtctgagggggtggcagatggccacgtagcggtcaAATGCCATGGCCATGAAGATCCCCGACTCCATCACTAAAAAGCAGTGAACAAAGTACAGCTGGGTGATGCAGGCattgaaatcgatctccctggaattgaaccagaagatgctcagtgttttgggcaGGATGGACGTACacaggaccaggtcggtgacggccagcatgcagaggaaatagtacatgggttcatggaggctcggctctgtCTTCACAATGAACGTGATGAtgaagttccccaagagggcTGTGATGttcatggtgcagaaggggatgagcCGCCTCCAGACATGAGccgcctccaggccaggaattcccagcaggatgaaggtggaggggttgttGAAATGggttgtgttggaatctgacatggagcaGGTGAGAAGATGAGTAGCTCTGAGGCAGAACGGTGTTTCTAGCAGGAACCGTACGTTCCCCCAACTTCCTGTGATGCCCACGGTCTAGGGTGATGGTTGCAGCAGAAATGCCTGGATAGAGAGACAATGTTACTCTGACGCACAACATGTTCTACTGGAAGCTGGTCTCCTCACTGTAGCAAAATGGTCGCAACTCACACACGGACCAATGACATTTTCAATGTtcagagaaaaggaaggaagaccAACCAACCCTACTAACCCTAAGTCCATATCTGTTGTTGCTCCATGCAGTAATAATTCCTGCAGCACATGTTTAGGGAAACCTTAACAGGCACCAGCAGGAAACTCAAGGGAGGATACTGGTTCTAGAGCATTGTTCGTGAATGCAATGGTACAGATTTGAGAGCCATTAGGGAGTTCCCTTATTTCCTGGTTGCCCACGATCTCAGACTACAAAAAACACCAACTTTgcacacaatggctatgtctacaccggcggcgtcttgcgcaagaacatcttgggcaagagttcttgtgcaagaagtcttgagcaggaaaacgtccacactgccatgtgcgagctgtgcttttccacaagagcacccatagcagtgtggacacttccttgcgcaagaaagttctcatggccattttagccataggacttcttacgcaagaaatccctgccgagcgtccacactgccctcttgcacaagagctcctgtgcaagagggattACACCTGTTAacaaagagcgtagctcttgtgcaagaagccctctcttactacGCCGTCCTGTAAActtacttgcgcaagagtgggagggcagtgtggatgctctgcggattcttgcgcaagaatggccgaaCTTGCggaagaagccgcgagtgtagacatagccaatatgttCCAGGGGAGACATCCCAACTATAACACATCTCCAGGTAAAGACTTGGATGTCTCAGAAAGCAGCTTGTGGGAAACACCCAATGTCTaccctggcagcttcttgcacaaaaatggccgttcTTCGACAAAAACTTGtctgttgtctacactgcacacgcgttcttcCGCGAGTAAATTTACAGcatagcgttggaaaacagggcttcttctggaagagttattcctttctccacaaggaataagcccccGTTGGACTTTCTCAGACCCCACTGTGGAGCTCCCCTTTGCATCGCTCTGTCTTTGGGAGACCAAACTGCCCACCTCTCCACAGCAGGTCTTTCTCCAGCCCATGCCCTGGGCAGCTGAACTCTCTTTGTGTCTGCCAACTGTTGCAACTGAGTCCGTGGTTCCATGACCTGGCAGCTCTGACACCCGGGTCTTTCTTGAGGGCCGTTCCAATGGGGTGTCCCCCCAGCAAAGCCCTTGGCAAAGGTTTGGGTTTGTTcagctctcagggtacgtctagactacatggctccgtcgctggagccatgtagatttgtttattgggcaaagggaaatgaagcggcgatttaaataatcaccgcttcatttaaatttacatggctgctgcactgagccgacaaacagctgattagctgtttgtcggctcagcgagctagtctggacgttccccctgtcgacatcaaagccctttgtcagcagccccggtaaacctcatcccacgaggaataacggggctgccgacaaagggctttgatgtcggcaggggagcgtccagactagcgcgctgagccgacaaacagctgatcagcttttgtcggctcagcgcggcagccatgtaaacttaaatgaagctgcgattatttaaatcgccgcttcatttccctttgcctataaccctaatctacatggctccgtcgatggagccatgtagtctagacacagcctcagatgtGGAGCAGCTGGACGCATGGGGAATTCCCGACAGCGCTGTGGGACCGGTTTGGCTTTCAGCGCATGATGGGACAGTCAAGGCCAGGTAGGATCcacactcatagaatcatagaataataggactggaagggacctcaagaggtcatcgagtccagccccccgaaACTGATCATCGTTCTTTACACACCTTGAAAAATGGTAATATTGTTATGCAGAGAAATAAATGATAAACAACTGACCATCCTCCTGCCAATCCCAATCCGAGGGGACTTCGCGGGTCAGTGTTTCCAAGAACTTCCCTATGAAAAAGCTCAATAGCCACCAGCAGGAAAGGGGAGTTTAATAAAGAgagatgaggtttaataaagagaaatgcaaagtgctccacttaggaaggaacaatcagttccatacatacaagatgggaagcgactgtctaggatggagcatggcggaaagggatgtaggggtcatagtggaccacaagttgaatatgagtcaacagtgtgatgctgttgcaaaaaaagcaaatgtgattctaggtt
Protein-coding regions in this window:
- the LOC142830566 gene encoding olfactory receptor 52E8-like, with translation MSDSNTTHFNNPSTFILLGIPGLEAAHVWRRLIPFCTMNITALLGNFIITFIVKTEPSLHEPMYYFLCMLAVTDLVLCTSILPKTLSIFWFNSREIDFNACITQLYFVHCFLVMESGIFMAMAFDRYVAICHPLRHSTILTYTLVAKIGLAVVLRGGVFILPYAFLARQWPYCRTNIIPHTHCEHMAVVKLACADTLISNYYGLFVLFCVKGLDIVFIVVSYIQILRAIFRLPSRDARLKTFGTCGSYLSAIFVFFISSIFSSITHRYGQNVPLYFHIIIANVYLLVPPVLNPIIYGVRTRQIRDRLFRLFIVQRT